ATATACAAAACCAAAGATATCCTTAGACTTGCCGCCATGCTACATGATGTTGGTAAAGTAGCTATTCCAGACTCTATATTAAAGAAACCTCAGAGATTTACTCCTGAAGAATACGACATAATGAAAGGACATACATATT
This genomic interval from Spirochaetota bacterium contains the following:
- a CDS encoding HD domain-containing protein — translated: MAGLRDPKETGSHVNRVGAYSVEIYETWAKKQNINEDQIYKTKDILRLAAMLHDVGKVAIPDSILKKPQRFTPEEYDIMKGHTY